The Bemisia tabaci chromosome 5, PGI_BMITA_v3 genome includes a window with the following:
- the LOC109037408 gene encoding uncharacterized protein → MRIGFIFLLLLHAAPFILGQRSGNIKSSYNDTLPLDEEPPGDNDAPPTFPSTPTSNDAYDDFGPSAPPASSPEPPLPPSLAPPTTPVTEATSPSTSPLQESEPEAEPELEQPAEPFPLGPPDTSKIEYSDVDYEDAKSSSTTKSAPLPRFTKRTTTITTSTRAPAIIETEQDYLPPPASSGSLKIPKFDVPRGSNERFKANGGGPPPFRRFEPGGSNEREIRPWDRESGYTGNRSPFGRARASADGPIGYLRDPVDSGYQVAEERLADDGKADGKATTQQMMLGIALASVFAAMLVIFILTFLLMDRIVALA, encoded by the coding sequence ATGAGAATAGGTTTCATATTCCTCCTCCTACTCCACGCCGCGCCGTTTATCCTAGGCCAACGCTCGGGCAACATCAAGAGCTCCTACAACGACACGCTACCACTGGACGAAGAGCCGCCTGGCGACAATGACGCACCCCCGACGTTCCCCTCGACGCCGACGTCCAACGACGCCTACGACGACTTCGGACCCAGCGCACCTCCCGCGTCCTCCCCAGAACCCCCACTACCCCCATCGCTAGCTCCGCCCACTACCCCCGTCACCGAAGCGACGTCACCATCGACGTCACCTCTTCAGGAGTCGGAACCCGAGGCAGAACCAGAGCTGGAACAACCGGCCGAGCCGTTCCCATTGGGTCCACCCGACACGAGTAAGATAGAGTATTCGGATGTGGACTACGAAGACGCCAAGTCTAGCAGCACGACGAAATCCGCGCCCCTACCCAGATTCACGAAGAGGACAACAACTATAACAACAAGCACACGCGCACCAGCAATAATCGAAACTGAGCAAGATTATCTACCTCCTCCGGCCTCTTCGGGGTCGCTGAAGATCCCGAAGTTCGATGTTCCGCGCGGCAGTAACGAACGCTTCAAGGCGAATGGTGGGGGTCCGCCACCCTTCAGGAGATTCGAGCCGGGGGGCTCCAACGAGAGGGAGATCAGGCCGTGGGACAGGGAGAGCGGCTACACGGGGAATAGGAGCCCCTTCGGCAGGGCCAGGGCCTCGGCTGACGGGCCCATCGGCTACCTCCGCGACCCGGTGGACAGCGGCTATCAAGTGGCGGAGGAGAGGTTGGCCGACGATGGGAAGGCCGACGGCAAAGCGACCACACAACAGATGATGCTCGGTATCGCTCTGGCCTCTGTCTTTGCTGCTATGCTCGTCATTTTCATCCTTACCTTCCTCCTCATGGATCGTATCGTCGCTCTCGCTTGA